Proteins from one Chitinivorax sp. B genomic window:
- a CDS encoding glutaredoxin family protein, with amino-acid sequence MNKPVLTVLFRDYCSLCHAMVAALDAYPARARFDLKIVDVDADAALEDKWGDWVPVLLAGDIEICHYHFDPAALDAHLAAFG; translated from the coding sequence ATGAATAAACCTGTTCTGACCGTGCTGTTCCGCGACTATTGCAGTTTGTGTCATGCGATGGTCGCGGCATTGGACGCATATCCGGCTCGTGCCCGTTTCGACTTGAAGATTGTTGATGTGGATGCAGATGCCGCGCTGGAGGACAAATGGGGGGATTGGGTACCAGTGTTGTTGGCTGGAGACATCGAAATCTGCCATTACCATTTTGATCCTGCGGCTTTAGATGCGCATTTGGCTGCGTTCGGGTAG
- the lepA gene encoding translation elongation factor 4, which translates to MEHIRNFSIIAHIDHGKSTLADRFIQFCGGLEAREMSEQVLDSMDIEKERGITIKAQTAALHYKARDGKVYNLNLIDTPGHVDFSYEVSRSLAACEGALLVVDASQGVEAQTVANCYTAIEQGVEVVPVLNKIDLPAADPDRVIQEVEDIIGIEAGDAVRASAKNGIGIEDILEAVVSKVPSPKGNAAGPLKALIIDSWFDNYVGVVMLVRVVDGQVKPKDKLLFMSTKAQHLCEQVGVFTPKSLQRDALKAGEVGFIIAGIKELASAKVGDTITLAANPAAEALPGFKEVKSQVFAGLYPVESHDYDALRDSLEKLKLNDASLHFEPEVSQALGFGFRCGFLGLLHLEIVQERLEREFDMDLITTAPTVVYEVLMKDGTLIDVENPSKLPDLSKIQEIREPIITATILVPQEYVGSVMTLCNQKRGAQRNMQYMGRQVMLTYDMPMNEVVMDFFDKLKSTSRGYASLDYEFKEFQVADLVKLDIMVNGEKVDALSLIVHRLNALYRGRELAAKMRELIPRQMFDIAVQAAIGSNIIARETIKALRKNVLAKCYGGDISRKRKLLEKQKAGKKRMKQVGNVEIPQEAFLAILQVSDK; encoded by the coding sequence ATGGAACATATCCGCAATTTCTCGATCATCGCTCATATCGATCACGGCAAGTCAACGCTCGCAGATCGCTTCATTCAATTTTGTGGCGGCCTGGAGGCTCGCGAGATGTCCGAGCAGGTGCTCGACTCGATGGATATCGAGAAAGAGCGGGGCATCACAATTAAAGCCCAGACTGCTGCCCTGCACTACAAGGCGCGTGACGGTAAGGTGTATAACTTGAACCTGATCGACACCCCAGGACACGTCGACTTCTCCTATGAGGTCAGCCGCTCTCTGGCTGCATGTGAAGGCGCCTTGCTTGTGGTTGATGCTTCACAGGGGGTCGAAGCTCAGACTGTTGCCAATTGCTATACCGCAATCGAACAGGGTGTGGAGGTGGTGCCGGTCTTGAACAAGATCGACTTGCCTGCCGCTGATCCGGATCGTGTGATTCAAGAGGTGGAAGACATCATTGGTATTGAAGCCGGTGATGCAGTTCGAGCCTCCGCCAAGAATGGCATTGGTATCGAAGACATTCTCGAGGCAGTTGTCAGTAAGGTGCCGTCGCCAAAAGGTAATGCCGCTGGACCCTTAAAGGCTCTGATCATCGACTCCTGGTTTGACAACTATGTTGGTGTGGTCATGCTGGTACGTGTGGTCGATGGGCAGGTCAAACCAAAAGACAAGTTGTTGTTCATGTCTACCAAAGCGCAGCATCTGTGCGAGCAGGTGGGGGTATTCACACCTAAGTCGCTGCAACGCGACGCGTTAAAAGCTGGTGAAGTGGGCTTTATTATTGCCGGGATCAAAGAACTGGCCTCTGCCAAGGTGGGTGACACTATCACGCTGGCAGCCAATCCTGCTGCGGAAGCATTGCCAGGCTTTAAAGAGGTGAAATCCCAGGTATTTGCTGGCCTCTATCCAGTGGAATCGCACGATTACGATGCACTACGTGATTCACTTGAGAAACTCAAGTTGAACGATGCAAGCTTGCATTTTGAACCTGAAGTTTCTCAGGCATTGGGTTTTGGCTTCCGTTGCGGTTTTTTGGGCTTGTTGCATCTTGAGATTGTTCAAGAGCGGCTGGAACGTGAATTCGATATGGACCTTATCACTACGGCACCGACCGTCGTGTATGAGGTATTGATGAAGGATGGCACCCTCATCGATGTCGAAAACCCGTCCAAGTTGCCGGATCTATCAAAGATCCAGGAAATTCGTGAACCCATTATCACTGCAACTATTCTAGTGCCGCAGGAATACGTTGGTTCTGTGATGACGCTGTGTAATCAAAAACGCGGCGCACAACGCAACATGCAGTACATGGGTCGGCAAGTTATGTTGACCTACGATATGCCGATGAACGAAGTGGTGATGGATTTTTTTGACAAGCTCAAATCTACCTCTCGCGGCTATGCGTCTCTGGACTATGAATTCAAGGAATTCCAGGTGGCGGACTTGGTCAAGCTGGATATTATGGTCAATGGGGAAAAAGTCGATGCCCTGAGCTTGATCGTACACCGCCTGAATGCCCTGTATCGTGGGCGGGAACTTGCGGCCAAAATGCGCGAACTGATCCCACGTCAGATGTTTGATATTGCTGTTCAAGCCGCCATCGGTTCCAACATTATTGCTCGTGAAACCATCAAAGCTTTGCGCAAGAACGTACTTGCCAAGTGTTATGGTGGTGATATCAGTCGTAAGCGCAAACTGCTGGAGAAGCAGAAGGCAGGTAAGAAGCGCATGAAGCAAGTGGGCAATGTCGAAATTCCGCAAGAAGCTTTCCTCGCCATTTTGCAAGTGAGTGATAAATAA
- the lepB gene encoding signal peptidase I, which translates to MNWLYFFAFVTFIGVMLAAANRDPIEPGEEPPVILQAGYLGIFVGIFGLLAQFASLSVAMLLFVVLIGIVAYGYKVFEAKEDAGEAGRKRIPISVEYARDFFPILLVVFLLRSFLVEPFQIPSSSMRPGLIVGDFILVNKFAYGLRMPVTNQVVVPIGTPARGDVMVFHFPEDEKIDYIKRVVGLPGDKVEYRNKRLTINDEPVSQQENGTYQYVADEVLSVLTTARKLEQLGQHSHPIIVDESKPTVTTMNVKDFPNRDACVYSDEGFVCKVPEGHYFMMGDNRDNSADSRYWGFVPERNIVGKAFLVWMNFRDLKRIGTLIN; encoded by the coding sequence ATGAACTGGCTCTATTTCTTTGCATTCGTGACTTTTATCGGTGTCATGCTGGCAGCGGCTAATCGTGACCCTATCGAGCCGGGAGAAGAGCCGCCGGTGATATTGCAAGCAGGTTACCTAGGTATTTTTGTCGGCATTTTTGGTTTGCTGGCACAGTTCGCAAGCCTGTCCGTTGCCATGTTACTGTTTGTGGTATTGATCGGTATCGTAGCGTATGGCTATAAAGTGTTTGAAGCCAAGGAAGATGCAGGAGAGGCGGGCAGGAAGAGAATCCCTATCTCTGTTGAATACGCACGTGATTTTTTTCCGATCTTGTTAGTGGTATTCCTGTTACGTTCTTTTCTGGTTGAGCCTTTTCAGATCCCATCCAGTTCCATGCGGCCAGGTTTGATCGTTGGTGATTTTATTCTGGTAAATAAGTTTGCCTATGGTCTGCGGATGCCTGTTACCAATCAGGTAGTAGTGCCTATAGGTACACCTGCTCGTGGCGACGTGATGGTGTTCCACTTCCCGGAAGACGAGAAGATTGATTACATCAAGCGGGTCGTTGGTTTGCCAGGGGATAAGGTGGAATACCGAAATAAGCGTTTAACCATTAACGATGAGCCAGTTTCTCAACAAGAGAATGGTACCTACCAATATGTGGCAGATGAAGTATTGAGTGTGCTGACAACCGCCCGGAAGCTAGAACAGCTTGGTCAGCATTCCCACCCCATCATTGTTGATGAAAGTAAACCGACTGTCACGACGATGAATGTGAAGGATTTTCCGAATCGTGATGCTTGTGTCTATAGTGATGAGGGATTCGTGTGTAAAGTGCCTGAGGGACATTACTTCATGATGGGTGATAATCGGGATAATTCAGCCGATAGCCGTTATTGGGGTTTTGTGCCAGAACGTAATATTGTTGGTAAGGCATTTCTGGTGTGGATGAATTTCCGCGATCTGAAGCGAATTGGTACATTGATCAACTAG